From the Salvelinus fontinalis isolate EN_2023a chromosome 35, ASM2944872v1, whole genome shotgun sequence genome, one window contains:
- the LOC129834618 gene encoding serum amyloid A-5 protein-like, with translation MKLLLAGLVLTLIVGAQAQWYRFPGEAARGAKDMWRAYGDMKDANWKNSDKYFHARGNYDAARRGPGGRWAATVISNGREMVQGSSGRGHEDSAADQQANRWGRNGGDPNRFRPQGLPKQY, from the exons ATGAAGCTGCTTCTAGCTGGACTTGTTCTGACCCTTATTGTAGGGGCTCAAGCTCAGTGGTACCGCTTCCCTGGTGAAGCTGCTCGAG GTGCTAAAGACATGTGGCGTGCATATGGCGACATGAAGGACGCCAACTGGAAAAACTCAGACAAGTACTTCCACGCTCGGGGCAACTATGATGCTGCCAGGAGAGGACCAGGGGGCAGGTGGGCAGCAACAGTCATCAG TAATGGCCGGGAGATGGTTCAGGGTTCCAGTGGTCGAGGACACGAGGACTCAGCAGCTGACCAGCAGGCTAACCGCTGGGGACGTAATGGAGGGGACCCCAACCGATTCAGACCCCAAGGACTCCCCAAGCAATACTGA